TTGTGCAGCGTCATGCCGTCGGTGCGGTAGAGGCTGAACGGCGAGTCGTAGGCCTGGATGCGGTTGCGCATCAGGGTGCCGTCGGCCCACTTCAGCGCGTCCGGGTGCGAGTCGATCGGCAGGACCAGACCGGTGCCCTTGTGCCGACTGGTGTTGTTGTCGACCTGGGAGGTGTCCCACTTCCAGATCAACAGGCCGTTCTGGTACGCGTAGTGCTCCACCCAGTCCGGGCGCGCCGTGAAGCCGAAGTTGTACGGGCCGGTCTTCAGCGTCTTGTCGTAGGACACGTACTGCCGGTTCTCGGCGATGTAGTACTGCGCGTAGTCCTTGGTGAAGGACGCGCCGATGCGGGAGAAGCCGGTGGCCTTCCACGCGTCGTCCGCGGTCTCGGCGTTGTCGGAGAAGACGGGGGCGCCGTCGGCCGTCACCGTGATCGCGTCGGCCGCGAAGCCCTTCAGGGCCACGCCGCCGTCGGTCTGGTAGCGGAAGCGCAGGTCGATCTTCTTGCCGGCGTAGGCGTCGAGCGGGAAGGCGAGCTTCTTGTAGCCGTCGACCGTGCCGGTCAGGACCGGCTTGTCGCTGGCGTCGCGCTGGATCGGCTGGCCGTCCACCGTGCCGTCCACAGCGGTCCAGTTGGCGCCGCCGTCGGTCGAGACCTCGGTGTAGAGGAAGTCGTAGTTGGCCTCGATGTCGTACCAGCCGTCGAGGGTCAGCTGCGCCTTCGACTTGCCCGTCAGGTCGACGACACGCGTCAGGGTGTTCTTGAGGCTGTCACCGCTGCCGCTCCACCACTGGGTCTTGCCCTCGGCGGGGGTGACGACCTCGGTGGTGACCGCCTTCTTGGGGAGGTCGACGACCAGGGCCTGCTTGTGCTTGGTGTTGTACTCGGCGAGGCCCAGCTTGTGCCAGGAGCTGACGCCGGCCTTGGCCTTGTCGAAGTTCAGCCAGCCCAGCTGCATCTTGTCCCAGGCGGTCATGTCGCCGGGCAGGTCGCCGATCTCGTTCTTGCCGGTGCCGAGCCAGGAACCGGACGACATCAGCGTCCAGAAGCCGGTGGAGTTCTCGCCGCCCGCGGTGTCGTAGTGGTCCGGCAGACCGAGGTCGTGGCCGTACTCGTGGGCGTAGACGCCGAGTCCGCCGTTCTCGGGCTGGACGGTGTAGTCGCCGACCCAGATGCCGGTGGAGCCGATCTGCGCGCCGCCGAGCTTGTTCTGCTCGGGGCCGCTGGCGCCGGCGTCGGTGCCGAAGGCGTACCAGCGGTGGGCCCAGATCGCGTCGGTGCCCTGGGCGCCGCCGCCCGCGGACTCGTCCTCGCCGGCGTGCACGATCTGGAAGTGGTCGATGTAGCCGTCGGGCTCGTTGAAGTCGCCGTCGCCGTCGAAGTCGTAGCGGTCCCACTCGTCGAACCGGGCCACGTCGGCCTTGATCTGCGCGTCGGTGCGGCCGGCCGCCTTCTGCTGCGCGACCCAGGCGTTCAGACCGTCGCTGACGACGTTCCACACGCTGGAACAGTTGGTGTCACCGCAGGCGTTGTTGCCGTAACGGGCCTCGTTGTAGGGGACCTTGACCCAGTCGGAGACCTCGCCGTCGACCGAGTAGCGGCCCGAGGACTGCTTCTCGTAGTACGTCTTGACCGAGTCGACGCCCTTGCCGTGACCGAAGTACAGGTCCTGGAAGTACTCCTGGTCGTAGTCGGCCCTCCACGCCGTGGAGTTGTCCTTCTTGCGGTCCGGCTTGGCTATGGTGTTGTGCAGCGGGCCGGGGGTGCCGCCGTAGCGGCTGTCGACCTTGTCGCCGAACTCGACGAGGATCGTGAAGATCTTGTCGGTCTTCTCGCGGCCGAGCTCGACGTACTTGTCGTCGCCCTTCTTGCTCTTGAGCTGGACGACCTTCGAGCCCTCGCGGTTCTTGACCTTGCTCTTGCCCGATATGACCTGCTTCAGGGCTTCCTGGCGCTGAGCGTCCTGCGTCTTGCTCAGCGGGCCTTCGAGGTCGTGCTCGTCGTGGTGACGATCCGCCGGGTCATGCCGGTCCACGGTGGTGGACCGGGGGGCCGAGGCGTCGTCGGCCACCGCGTACGTCGATGCGGTGGCGGTGGCCGCCGCGAGCGCCACGCTTATGGCGGCCGCTCTGAACGTCCAGGGTCTACTGGTCACTTGAGATCCTCCCCCGCGTTCGGGCGCGCGGCAGGCAGGGTCCCGGTCATGGAAATCCGCGCGCGCGTGATCAACGCGTGTAGTCAAGTGACCACATTTGACTAGAGGTTTAGAAGAAAAGACAGACCTTGACTTGGACAAGTCAAGTGCACTATGCGGAGGCAACGTTCGTTTTGCGGACAGCGAAACGGTGGCCCCCCTGGCCCTCCCCGCCGCCCGCGCGGGCGCGTGCATATGTCCACTAGGTGGACGTCATGACTCCGTGCGCCCCCTGTGCACCGCCCTTGTTGGTTAGGTCACGCTTACCACCGGTTCCGGTCGGGCACCCTGCCGGTGAGAATGTCGGATGGCGGAACGCCCGGAAGCCGGCGTAAAGCCAGGCCGACACCGCCGTGGACCCCCACCTTCGAGGACATGATGGCCATGCCCCGTCCGACTGCCGCACAGCTCGCCTACGGTTCGTGCACCGTGATCTTCTCGACCCTCGCCATGCTGCTGCTGTCTCAGACGAGTTCGGGTCCGGGGATCGTGGTCATCTGCGTCGCGGCGCTCGCCCTCGGACTGCTGGTCGCCATGACGGTGCCGCTGCCCGGGAAGCGCCCGGCCGCGGTGGAGCAGCCCGCGCCCCAGGAGCCGCTGCGGGCCTCGGTCCCGGCGCCGGCCCCCGAGCCGGTACGCGAACGGGCGGCCTCCTGACCGCCCGTCGGCCTCCAGTCGTTCTGCGGCGCCTCACTTCGTGCTGACCACGACCGTTTTGGCCGCCTTGTCGTGCAGGCCCTGCTTGTAGGGCCGGTCGAAGTAGCTCCAGCCGCCGCAGATCGCGGTCCAGACACAGGCGCAGCAGAAGGCGAACGGGATCCACAGCACCGCGGCGCGCGCCAGCGCGTTCTGCACGGAGGGTGTCGCCCCGTTGTCCAGGTTGGCCACCCGCATGCGCAGCAGCTTCTTGCCGAGGGTCTGGCCGGTGCGCGCGATCAGGACGGTGTCGTAGGCGATGTAGAGGACGGCGGCGACCGCCGACTGCCAGAACGACTTGCTGATCTCGATGCGGTCGCTGTCCACGTCGTACTCGTTGACACCGAAGCCCCAGGTGATCAGCCAGACGACGGCACCCACCAGGATCATGTCGATGATGCGCGCGAGCGTGCGCATGACGCTGTCGCCGAGCGGGGGCATGCCGGCGAGGGGGTCGGCGGGGTGGGGACCGCCGCCGTACGGGGCACCGCCGTAGGGACCGCCTCCGAAGCCCTCGCCCGGACCGCCCGGGCCGCCGGGACCACCCGCGCCGCCGCCCCCGTACGGCGGGGGCTCGCTGCCGGAGGGCGGGCCCGTGCCCTCGGCGGGCGGCTCGTCCGGGGGTCGCTTCCGGAACGGGTCGTCGTCGGGGGGCTGCTGACCGGAGCCGGGGGGCGGTTCACTGCTCATGGCCCGAGTCGACCGCGAACCCCCCGGCTCCGCATCCGGCGGACAGCCGTCCGAGGGAGCTGAGTCCGCTCAGCGGGCGCAGCCCGCTCGCTCAGTCCTCTTAGTCCGCTCAGCCCGCCACGAAGGTGTGGGCCGCCTTGTCGTGCCAGCACTGGCGCCACGGCCGGTCGAAGAGGCACCAGGCGACGCCGACGATCCCGACCACGAGGAGACCGGGCACGCTGTACACGAGCCAGCGGCGCAGGGCCGCGCCGAACTCCGGTGAGTCGTGGGCCTCGATGTCCCGCACTTCCAGGCCCATCAGCTTCTTGCCGAGGGTGCGGCCCCACTTGGCGGTGGGCAGCACCTCGCACACGACCCCGGCGAGCAGCAGGACGGCCAGGATGATGCCGAGGTGGATCGAGGTCGTACCGTCGAGCAGCCAGACCGTGACGGTCTCGCCGGAGAGCCTGGCCGCGTCGATCTTCTCGTTGACGTGGTCGATCGCCTTGGTGCCGAGCGGCACGGCGGCCGCGGCGGTGAGGGCGGCCAGGACGACGGTGTCCAGCAGCCGGGCGGCCAGCCGCTTGCCCAGTCCCGCGGGGCGGGCCTCGGCCTGGCGCCGGGCGGCCGCCTGGAACACGTCCTCGACCGGCGGCTTCCAGGGCGCTACGGGCTGCTCGTCACCTCCACCGGCTCCGGCGAGCCGGTGCACCTGCTGCGCCCAGGAGGACTGACCGCCGCCCGGGCCCGCGCTGAGGGGAGCGCCGGAGGAGGCGGCGGCACCCGGCTGGGCGCTGCCGGGGCCCGCGGACTGCGGAGGGACGGTGGGAGCCGCCTGGGGGCGGGACAACGCGCTCGGGGCGGCGCCGGAGGCCGGCGCGGCGGTGCTCCCGGCTCCCGCCTGTGCGGCGGAGGCCCGGGCGGCGGCCGCCTTACCCGCGCCGAAGCCGGGCCCCGCGGAGCCGCTCGCCGAACCGGCCGGCCCGGCCTGCGGGCCGAAGGCGGGTCCTGACCCGGCGGGGCCGAAGGCGGACGCCGCCGCCCCACTGCCCGAGCCGGCCGGCCCGAAGCCGGAACCGGCCGCACCGCCTTGCCCGCCGAACGGGGACGCCGCCGGGTCGCCGCCGGACCCCGCCGGTCCGAAACCGGCGCCCGCGGCCCCGGCTTGAGCACCTTGACCGCCCTGCGGGCCCTGCATGCCCTGAAGACCTTGCGCGCCCTGCACGCCTTGCCCGCCTTGCGCGCCCTGCACGCCTTGCCCGCCCTGCGCGCCGAAACCGGAGGCCGCCGGACCGCTGCCCGAGCGGCTCGAGCCCGCCGGCCCGAAGCCGGACCCGCCGGCGTTCCCGCCGGAGCCAACGGAATTGCCGCCCGGGCCCGCCGCCCCGCGGCCCGGAACGTCCTGTCCCCCGGCCGGTTTCGAACCGCCGCCGCCCGGGCCCGTGCGCGGGGACACCGCGCGGAACGTCATCGTGCCGTCGTCGGGAGCGTCGGCCGCGGCCCCTGCTCCGGCCTGCCCCGTCGGACGGCGGAACACGAACGTGCCCCCCGCCGCGGCGTTCGCCTCCTGGCCGGCCGACGCGCTGTTCGCCGTGCCGTCGGTACGGGCGGACTCACCCTCGGACCGCCGGCCGGCGGGCGCCACCCTCGGGTCGCCGCTCTGCGCACCCTGCGGGGCCGCGGCCTGCGCCCCCTGCGGCGCGCCCCAGGAGACCCGGCGGTCCTTGTCGCCGCCGAAGCCGGACTGGCGGGAGCGGTCCGCGCCCCAGGCGGAGGCCGGTTCGGGACGGCTGCCGTGCTGCGCGTCGGCGGCGGACGGCTCCTCGACGGGGTCCTCGTCGAAGAAGTGCGGGCCGGTCTCCTCGACCGATGCGGCGGCGCCGGACTGCCCCGCCGCCCCCGCTCCGGGCGGCGGCGCGAGCGACTCGCCGTCCTTGGGCGCCGGACGGCTGGTGCCCGGCACCCAGGATGCGCCGTTCCAGTACCGGACATATCCAGGAATGGACGGGTCCGGGTAGTACCCTTCGCGGGGCCTGTCGTCACCGGGGGCCGGGGTTGGGGCACTCATGTCCGTCGTCCCGTATCTGCTCGAGGGCCAAATGGGGGCCTCCACATCTATCAGACGAGCGGGGGCCCCACCGCCGCTCCCACCGGACCCACCCCTTTCGAGCACCGATGTGCTACGCACCGCTCCGCGCCGCTCCGACGGGTCCCCTGCGAAAAAACTTCCGGCAAGCCGCGTAATGCCGTGGCCGTGGCCCGCTCTCTCCTTCCGACCGGCCCTCGCGGGCAGCCGTCTGGAGAAGGGAACACCGCCATGCACACCGTGGTGGAGCGGGAACTGGAGCTGAAACTCGTCCTGTCGCCGGAGCGCAGGATCCCGGTGCCGGCCCGGCTCGGGTACCTCACCGACGACCCCTACGCCGTCCACGTCACCTTCCACGTCGACACCGAGCACCCCGTGTACTGGACGTTCGCCCGGGAGCTGCTGGTGGAGGGCGTGTTCCGGCCGTGCGGGCAGGGGGACGTCCGCGTGTGGCCGACGAAGACCGAGGGGCGCAGCGTGGTGCTGATGGCGCTGAGCTCACCCGACGGGGACGCGCTGCTGGAGGCCCCGGCGGCGGCGGTGTCGGCCTGGCTGGAGCGGACGCTGCGGGTGGTGCCGCCGGGGACGGAGGGCGAACAGCTGGGCCTCGACGGCGAACTGGCCCAGTTGTTCGCCCAGTGAGGGCCCTTGGCTCAGAAGAGCTTGCCCGGGTTCAGGATGTCCAGCGGGTCGAAGGCCTGCTTGACGGCCCGCTGCATCTCCATGCCCACGGGGCCGATCTCGCGCGCCAGCCACTCCTTCTTCAGGACGCCGACGCCGTGCTCGCCGGTGATGGTGCCGCCGAGTTCCAGGCCGAGGGCCATGATCTCGTCGAAGGACTCGCGGGCGCGCCGGGACTCGTCGGGGTCCGCCGGGTCGAAACAGACCGTCGGGTGGGTGTTGCCGTCGCCCGCGTGGGCGACGACACCGATGGTGAGCTGGTACTTCTCGGCGATCCGGTCGACCCCTTCGAGCATCTCGGCGAGCCGGGAGCGGGGCACGCACACGTCGTCGATCATCGTCACACCCTTGACCGCCTCCAGCGCGGTGAGCGACAACCGCCGTGCCTGGAGGAGCAGTTCGGATTCCGCCACGTCGTCGGCGGGGACGACCTGGGTGGCCCCGGCCGCCTCGCACAGGGCGCCGACGGCGGCGAGGTCGGCGGCGGGCGCGGTGGTGTCGAACGCGGCCAGGAGCAGTGCCTCGGTGCTCTCGGGGAGGCCCATCTGCGCCATGTCGTTCACGGCCTTGACCGTCGTACGGTCCATGAGTTCGAGGAGTGACGGCACGTGGCCGCCCTCCATGATCCGGCAGACGGCGTCGCAGGCCGCGGCGGCGGAGGCGAACTCGGCGGCCAGCACCAGCTGTTCGGGCGGCTTGGGGCGCAGCCCGAGGACGGCCCGTACGACGATGCCGAGCGAGCCCTCGGAGCCGACGAACAGCCGGGTCAGGTCGTAGCCGGCGACGCCCTTGGCGGTGCGGCGGCCGGTGGACATCAGCCGCCCGTCGGCGAGCACCACGTCCAGTCCGAGGACGTACTCGGCGGTGACCCCGTACTTCACGCAGCACAGGCCGCCGGAGGCCGTGCCGATGTTGCCGCCGATGGTGCACATCTCCCAGCTGGAGGGGTCCGGCGGGTAGTACAGGCCGTGCTCGCCGACGGCCCGGGACAGGGCGGCGTTGATCACGCCGGGTTCGCAGACGGCTATGCGGTCGACCGGGTTGATCTCCAGGATCCGGTCCATCTTGGTCAGGGACAGCACGATGCAGCCCTCGGAGGCGTT
The Streptomyces tuirus genome window above contains:
- a CDS encoding immune inhibitor A domain-containing protein: MTSRPWTFRAAAISVALAAATATASTYAVADDASAPRSTTVDRHDPADRHHDEHDLEGPLSKTQDAQRQEALKQVISGKSKVKNREGSKVVQLKSKKGDDKYVELGREKTDKIFTILVEFGDKVDSRYGGTPGPLHNTIAKPDRKKDNSTAWRADYDQEYFQDLYFGHGKGVDSVKTYYEKQSSGRYSVDGEVSDWVKVPYNEARYGNNACGDTNCSSVWNVVSDGLNAWVAQQKAAGRTDAQIKADVARFDEWDRYDFDGDGDFNEPDGYIDHFQIVHAGEDESAGGGAQGTDAIWAHRWYAFGTDAGASGPEQNKLGGAQIGSTGIWVGDYTVQPENGGLGVYAHEYGHDLGLPDHYDTAGGENSTGFWTLMSSGSWLGTGKNEIGDLPGDMTAWDKMQLGWLNFDKAKAGVSSWHKLGLAEYNTKHKQALVVDLPKKAVTTEVVTPAEGKTQWWSGSGDSLKNTLTRVVDLTGKSKAQLTLDGWYDIEANYDFLYTEVSTDGGANWTAVDGTVDGQPIQRDASDKPVLTGTVDGYKKLAFPLDAYAGKKIDLRFRYQTDGGVALKGFAADAITVTADGAPVFSDNAETADDAWKATGFSRIGASFTKDYAQYYIAENRQYVSYDKTLKTGPYNFGFTARPDWVEHYAYQNGLLIWKWDTSQVDNNTSRHKGTGLVLPIDSHPDALKWADGTLMRNRIQAYDSPFSLYRTDGMTLHKADVAKYIPGSKGVSVFNDRKNDYYDESNPTAGVKITDTNTKIKILKEAKDGSTIELEVGAAGR
- a CDS encoding RDD family protein encodes the protein MSSEPPPGSGQQPPDDDPFRKRPPDEPPAEGTGPPSGSEPPPYGGGGAGGPGGPGGPGEGFGGGPYGGAPYGGGPHPADPLAGMPPLGDSVMRTLARIIDMILVGAVVWLITWGFGVNEYDVDSDRIEISKSFWQSAVAAVLYIAYDTVLIARTGQTLGKKLLRMRVANLDNGATPSVQNALARAAVLWIPFAFCCACVWTAICGGWSYFDRPYKQGLHDKAAKTVVVSTK
- a CDS encoding RDD family protein; its protein translation is MSAPTPAPGDDRPREGYYPDPSIPGYVRYWNGASWVPGTSRPAPKDGESLAPPPGAGAAGQSGAAASVEETGPHFFDEDPVEEPSAADAQHGSRPEPASAWGADRSRQSGFGGDKDRRVSWGAPQGAQAAAPQGAQSGDPRVAPAGRRSEGESARTDGTANSASAGQEANAAAGGTFVFRRPTGQAGAGAAADAPDDGTMTFRAVSPRTGPGGGGSKPAGGQDVPGRGAAGPGGNSVGSGGNAGGSGFGPAGSSRSGSGPAASGFGAQGGQGVQGAQGGQGVQGAQGLQGMQGPQGGQGAQAGAAGAGFGPAGSGGDPAASPFGGQGGAAGSGFGPAGSGSGAAASAFGPAGSGPAFGPQAGPAGSASGSAGPGFGAGKAAAARASAAQAGAGSTAAPASGAAPSALSRPQAAPTVPPQSAGPGSAQPGAAASSGAPLSAGPGGGQSSWAQQVHRLAGAGGGDEQPVAPWKPPVEDVFQAAARRQAEARPAGLGKRLAARLLDTVVLAALTAAAAVPLGTKAIDHVNEKIDAARLSGETVTVWLLDGTTSIHLGIILAVLLLAGVVCEVLPTAKWGRTLGKKLMGLEVRDIEAHDSPEFGAALRRWLVYSVPGLLVVGIVGVAWCLFDRPWRQCWHDKAAHTFVAG
- a CDS encoding SsgA family sporulation/cell division regulator, translated to MHTVVERELELKLVLSPERRIPVPARLGYLTDDPYAVHVTFHVDTEHPVYWTFARELLVEGVFRPCGQGDVRVWPTKTEGRSVVLMALSSPDGDALLEAPAAAVSAWLERTLRVVPPGTEGEQLGLDGELAQLFAQ
- a CDS encoding FAD-binding oxidoreductase, which produces MIMSRIEAPTSEDAAATGDLVDLLLSGLPAEAVLTDPDVTVSYANDMASFCPAGSPAVVVLPRTTEQVQHVMRTATALRVPVVPQGARTGLSGAANASEGCIVLSLTKMDRILEINPVDRIAVCEPGVINAALSRAVGEHGLYYPPDPSSWEMCTIGGNIGTASGGLCCVKYGVTAEYVLGLDVVLADGRLMSTGRRTAKGVAGYDLTRLFVGSEGSLGIVVRAVLGLRPKPPEQLVLAAEFASAAAACDAVCRIMEGGHVPSLLELMDRTTVKAVNDMAQMGLPESTEALLLAAFDTTAPAADLAAVGALCEAAGATQVVPADDVAESELLLQARRLSLTALEAVKGVTMIDDVCVPRSRLAEMLEGVDRIAEKYQLTIGVVAHAGDGNTHPTVCFDPADPDESRRARESFDEIMALGLELGGTITGEHGVGVLKKEWLAREIGPVGMEMQRAVKQAFDPLDILNPGKLF